The following proteins are encoded in a genomic region of Mahella australiensis 50-1 BON:
- a CDS encoding ABC transporter permease — translation MVDLNKIDLGKNNSSQKGFIYNIKRYRNLYIMFLPVIICLILFNYLPMWGVILAFKDYVPWQGFWGSKWVGWNNFKFILASPDFPRLIRNTLLINIYKIIWGFPAPIILALLLNEVKNKYFKNTIQTISYLPYFISWIVVSGIMYNLLNTNFGVINNMLQSMGMEPVQWYGRADLWRSILVITNIWKSIGYSSIIYLAAISGIDPTLYEAAIVDGATRWQQTWHVTIPGIMPTVSILFILGIGGLMYGDFGQIYALVGYNSALYETTDVLDFYIYRVGMQGGRFSIGTALGLFQSIVGFIMVVTTNYLAKKMGGEGIW, via the coding sequence GTGGTAGACCTCAATAAAATCGATCTTGGTAAAAACAATTCATCTCAAAAGGGATTTATATATAATATAAAACGTTATCGCAATCTATATATAATGTTTTTACCTGTAATAATATGTCTGATTTTATTCAATTATCTGCCCATGTGGGGCGTTATACTGGCCTTTAAGGATTATGTGCCGTGGCAAGGCTTTTGGGGAAGCAAATGGGTGGGATGGAATAACTTTAAGTTTATTTTAGCCAGCCCTGACTTTCCGCGTTTGATCAGAAACACACTGCTGATAAATATATATAAGATTATATGGGGATTTCCTGCTCCCATTATCTTAGCATTATTGCTTAATGAAGTGAAAAATAAGTATTTTAAAAATACCATACAGACCATATCGTATCTTCCGTACTTTATATCATGGATAGTGGTCAGCGGTATAATGTATAATCTGTTAAATACCAATTTTGGGGTAATAAACAATATGCTTCAATCTATGGGTATGGAGCCTGTACAATGGTATGGGAGAGCTGATCTGTGGCGCAGCATATTGGTTATAACTAATATATGGAAATCAATCGGCTATAGTTCTATTATATATTTGGCTGCCATATCGGGTATAGACCCTACGCTTTATGAAGCTGCAATTGTTGATGGTGCTACCCGTTGGCAACAGACATGGCATGTAACTATACCGGGTATCATGCCCACGGTTTCTATTTTGTTCATATTAGGTATAGGTGGGCTTATGTATGGCGATTTCGGCCAGATATATGCTTTGGTTGGCTACAATTCAGCGTTGTATGAAACCACTGATGTGCTGGATTTCTATATATACCGCGTGGGTATGCAAGGTGGAAGGTTCAGCATAGGTACGGCATTGGGGTTATTCCAATCGATAGTGGGGTTCATCATGGTGGTAACTACGAACTATCTGGCTAAAAAGATGGGTGGTGAAGGGATATGGTAA
- a CDS encoding uroporphyrinogen decarboxylase family protein, with product MKEQMTSKERLLTAICLGQPDMVPVTPDISSMIPCKLTGKPFWDIHLYENPNPTSEFTNPALGRAYLKALDHFKFDGWYMYGGLHLKTNSQVSSHMEIISKTDDRIIMRTVYITPKGELTQQDVFYRDNSPTRTEKVVKDIEKDFEKVKYFYPDILGYDDSFDQPIREELGDKGIFCYMIGYPGFQDWIFIFNGNLEAMTYAYYDHQDIMDEWRYVQDRFICRQTEMILDAKPDVLFLGGSGTITLQSPDIFRRLGLPTIKKVTRMAKEAGVPTMLHSCGKARKLVEMLADETDLNCINPLEKPPMGDCILRDIKAQFGNKIALMGNLHTTEVMLMGTVEDVERAAKQAIDDAAEGGGFILSTGDQCGRDTPEENIFKMIEVARTYGRY from the coding sequence ATGAAAGAACAGATGACATCAAAAGAAAGATTGTTGACGGCCATATGCCTCGGACAGCCGGACATGGTACCGGTGACACCGGATATATCCAGCATGATTCCGTGCAAGCTTACGGGTAAGCCGTTTTGGGATATACACTTATACGAGAATCCCAATCCCACCAGTGAATTTACCAATCCGGCATTGGGAAGGGCTTATCTTAAAGCGTTGGATCATTTTAAGTTCGACGGCTGGTATATGTATGGCGGATTGCATTTAAAGACCAACTCTCAGGTCAGCAGTCATATGGAGATAATATCGAAAACCGACGACAGGATAATAATGCGTACGGTATACATTACGCCTAAAGGTGAACTGACACAGCAAGACGTATTCTATAGAGATAATTCCCCTACAAGGACCGAGAAGGTAGTCAAGGATATAGAAAAAGATTTTGAAAAGGTAAAGTATTTCTATCCCGATATACTTGGATATGACGATTCTTTCGATCAACCCATACGCGAGGAGCTGGGAGACAAAGGTATATTCTGTTATATGATAGGATATCCGGGCTTTCAGGATTGGATATTCATTTTTAACGGCAACCTAGAGGCTATGACATATGCCTATTATGATCATCAGGATATAATGGATGAATGGAGATATGTACAGGATAGGTTTATATGCAGACAAACCGAGATGATACTCGATGCAAAGCCGGACGTATTGTTCTTGGGAGGGTCTGGGACCATAACGCTGCAATCGCCGGATATTTTCAGACGATTGGGCCTGCCCACCATAAAAAAGGTAACGCGTATGGCCAAAGAGGCTGGCGTTCCGACTATGCTCCATAGCTGCGGCAAGGCGCGCAAACTCGTGGAAATGTTAGCTGATGAGACGGATCTTAATTGTATAAACCCCTTGGAGAAACCGCCGATGGGTGACTGTATCTTGAGGGATATCAAAGCGCAATTTGGCAATAAGATAGCGCTTATGGGCAACCTTCATACCACGGAGGTTATGCTCATGGGTACGGTGGAAGATGTGGAAAGGGCAGCCAAACAGGCTATAGACGATGCGGCAGAGGGCGGCGGATTTATACTCTCCACCGGCGATCAATGCGGTCGGGATACCCCGGAGGAGAATATATTCAAGATGATAGAGGTGGCCAGAACATATGGACGTTATTGA
- a CDS encoding carbohydrate ABC transporter permease, which produces MVRTVSRRRIKNYDATAAPLWFRILNAIFLILLALVFLIPFWLVATASLMPEEDIIAKGFTLWPSRFTTSAYEYLFTSSDQFIDAFKVTSLLTLVGTANTLFWTSMGAYVLSRRYLPYRNGLTMFVFITMLFNGGLIPWYLVVKSLGMVNTFFALFVPATINAWNMLIIRNFFMGLPDSLEESAKLDGANDFQVYFRIILPLSLPILATMIIYIAVGYWNEWYSALIFITDRSLYTLQLLLRQILSTTTLAVTARGGRKQVTTSAGLTPSESLKMAAVMVSTVPILVIYPFLQRYFVKGLIIGSVKG; this is translated from the coding sequence ATGGTAAGAACGGTTTCGCGCAGGCGAATAAAGAATTACGATGCTACAGCGGCGCCACTCTGGTTTAGAATATTGAACGCTATATTTCTTATATTGCTTGCTTTGGTATTTCTTATACCGTTTTGGCTGGTGGCTACAGCGTCTCTTATGCCTGAGGAAGATATAATAGCTAAAGGGTTTACCTTATGGCCCTCGAGATTTACGACTTCGGCCTATGAATATCTCTTTACATCGAGTGACCAATTTATAGATGCTTTTAAGGTTACCAGTTTGTTGACGCTGGTAGGTACGGCGAATACATTGTTTTGGACATCTATGGGCGCTTATGTATTGTCCAGAAGGTATTTGCCATATAGGAATGGCTTGACTATGTTTGTCTTTATAACTATGCTGTTTAACGGCGGATTGATACCATGGTATTTGGTAGTTAAATCATTGGGCATGGTCAATACGTTCTTTGCATTATTTGTTCCCGCTACCATCAACGCATGGAATATGTTGATAATACGAAACTTCTTCATGGGTTTACCGGACAGCTTGGAGGAATCGGCGAAACTAGACGGCGCCAATGACTTTCAGGTTTATTTTCGCATCATATTGCCGCTGTCTTTGCCGATATTGGCGACTATGATCATATATATAGCTGTAGGTTATTGGAACGAATGGTATTCAGCCCTCATATTTATAACCGATAGAAGCTTATATACGCTGCAGCTTCTTTTAAGGCAGATATTGTCCACTACGACTTTGGCGGTCACAGCTCGCGGCGGCAGGAAGCAGGTTACGACATCAGCTGGATTGACACCATCTGAAAGCTTAAAGATGGCTGCGGTCATGGTATCTACTGTGCCGATACTTGTAATATATCCGTTTTTGCAGCGCTATTTCGTCAAGGGCCTGATAATAGGCTCTGTTAAAGGATAA
- a CDS encoding glycosyl hydrolase — MDVIENSGGGEMEENKIISGESLSVEKFKNTSREFGIMPFWFWNGQMDYKEMEYQLKEYYDKGIPGIFIHARFGIKNYMPYLSDEWFDRVKFTVKKAKEIGLQVWVYDEYNWPSGTAGQQVMAVDPELTERYLELVEMDIPGQFFTFLEGTDSRYVDMEQSEPVYACAILEEDLKNGVPKFIDLMPNLCFDKVIAWEAPKGPWKLFYFIERKASWYIDTLNEDSTKKFLELTHERYKKAMDNDFTGNIKGFYTDEPAMHYFEVGKDNYVIPWSKKIFELFKKDHGYDLKPHLPKLYYDLGGDTAQVRYDFWSTLTRQYEKAYFEQIKNWCHENGVIFTGHLLFEEWLRKHARASGNLFNYLKHLDVTGVDHLYPRIGTREMPDEHVALKVASSAAHQFGSTRLLCESLGGSYWDVTMERMKWIADWEYVLGVNLFNPHGFHYSIEGERKRDWPPSQFYHHTWWRHYGVFNDYIKRLSYMLSGGRHVAKIAVLYPINSIWTNYMPQSHTLIGDTIEADFNYLTDTLLRLHMDFDYIDEDVLKDAQVKDGNISICDESYSLLILPPVTHIKESTLDIMEKLYADGGCILADALLPHGCVEGEANGFTDRIKALFGVDPVLEQQRFVERLQDKYTIKANANDRNGKALFIEGPGLNANKPMELLDQAIRQCIQPDIEIDDPEIFYLHRVKDDKDFYFIVNPVEQGSDVSITIHAKGIPEIWDMETGDVSAMNCYKIEGDSIQFKLYMQPYGSALVSLAPYKGEVHAEHSDLVITSIDENKVQGYGRIKNDAHLVMVKDGQKKSITVPASDPLNPIEFGRTWEFAADGYNALLIDQWKVAVDKDNDGFNKGYGKGTFDDNNWMDFKMGAWEMQLPVEWDSKNYPVNLWYRTYFDVEQVPENINLLIDGFKGETYDIFINGRRVDGKPVRSWLDAEIGEIDIKDYLKEGKNTIAVRLLVSGKTDGILDLLKITGDFTLKSIEGGYAIGQTVSSISTGDWAEQGYPYFSGTGQYAQNIFIDESYIGNVLKLEIDCGTDLAELYVNDKRVGLRPWHPYEFDITPYVQAGWNKISLKVTNTLINVLEGVKKPSGIFDARIVPYNSYEVTL, encoded by the coding sequence ATGGACGTTATTGAAAACAGCGGAGGCGGAGAGATGGAAGAAAATAAAATTATAAGCGGTGAAAGCCTTTCAGTAGAAAAGTTTAAAAATACTTCACGAGAATTTGGTATAATGCCATTCTGGTTCTGGAACGGCCAGATGGATTATAAAGAGATGGAATATCAACTTAAGGAATATTACGATAAAGGTATTCCTGGCATATTTATACATGCGAGGTTCGGCATAAAAAATTATATGCCTTATCTTTCCGATGAATGGTTTGACAGGGTTAAATTTACGGTAAAAAAAGCCAAAGAGATAGGGCTGCAGGTATGGGTGTATGATGAATATAACTGGCCCAGCGGTACGGCAGGGCAGCAGGTTATGGCAGTCGATCCGGAGCTCACCGAACGATACCTTGAACTGGTTGAAATGGATATTCCAGGGCAATTTTTTACCTTTTTAGAGGGTACCGACTCACGGTATGTCGATATGGAGCAGTCCGAACCGGTTTATGCCTGTGCAATACTGGAAGAAGACTTAAAAAACGGTGTGCCGAAATTCATAGACCTTATGCCCAATCTATGCTTTGATAAGGTTATCGCCTGGGAGGCCCCTAAAGGCCCGTGGAAATTGTTCTATTTTATAGAGCGCAAAGCCTCATGGTATATAGATACCTTGAATGAGGATTCGACTAAGAAATTCTTGGAACTTACTCATGAACGTTATAAAAAAGCCATGGACAATGACTTTACCGGCAATATAAAGGGCTTCTATACCGATGAGCCAGCTATGCACTATTTCGAGGTGGGCAAGGATAATTACGTTATACCGTGGTCAAAGAAAATATTTGAGTTGTTTAAGAAGGATCACGGCTATGATCTGAAACCGCATCTGCCAAAATTGTATTATGATTTGGGCGGGGATACAGCACAGGTACGCTACGATTTCTGGAGCACATTGACCAGACAGTATGAAAAGGCATATTTCGAGCAAATAAAGAACTGGTGTCATGAAAACGGCGTGATATTTACCGGCCACCTTTTATTTGAAGAATGGCTGAGAAAGCATGCACGTGCCAGCGGCAATTTATTTAATTATCTGAAGCATCTGGATGTTACCGGAGTGGATCATCTTTATCCGCGCATAGGAACGCGTGAAATGCCCGATGAGCATGTAGCCCTTAAAGTGGCCAGTTCGGCGGCTCATCAGTTCGGCAGCACGAGGCTTTTGTGCGAGTCTCTGGGCGGGTCGTATTGGGACGTTACCATGGAACGGATGAAATGGATCGCCGATTGGGAGTATGTGCTGGGCGTCAATCTATTTAATCCCCATGGATTTCATTATTCCATAGAAGGGGAACGTAAACGCGATTGGCCGCCGTCTCAATTTTATCATCATACTTGGTGGCGGCACTACGGAGTATTCAATGATTATATAAAACGCTTGAGCTATATGTTGAGCGGTGGGCGTCATGTAGCCAAGATAGCCGTGCTTTATCCAATAAACAGCATATGGACGAACTATATGCCTCAATCGCATACACTTATAGGAGATACTATAGAAGCGGACTTCAATTATCTTACCGATACTTTGTTGAGGCTTCATATGGACTTCGACTATATAGATGAGGATGTGCTCAAAGATGCCCAAGTAAAGGATGGCAACATATCCATATGCGATGAGAGCTATTCGCTGCTCATATTGCCGCCTGTGACCCACATAAAAGAGAGCACCTTAGATATTATGGAAAAGCTCTATGCCGACGGCGGTTGTATATTGGCCGACGCACTTTTGCCGCACGGGTGCGTGGAAGGCGAAGCCAACGGCTTTACAGATCGGATAAAGGCCTTGTTTGGCGTTGATCCCGTTTTAGAGCAGCAAAGGTTTGTAGAACGGCTACAAGATAAATATACAATTAAAGCTAATGCCAATGATAGAAACGGTAAAGCGCTGTTCATAGAAGGGCCGGGCCTGAATGCGAATAAGCCTATGGAATTGTTGGATCAGGCCATACGCCAATGCATACAGCCAGATATAGAAATAGATGATCCTGAGATATTCTATTTGCATCGTGTGAAAGATGATAAAGATTTTTATTTCATCGTGAATCCTGTGGAACAGGGCAGCGATGTGTCCATAACTATTCATGCTAAAGGTATACCAGAGATCTGGGATATGGAAACCGGCGATGTTTCAGCAATGAATTGCTATAAAATAGAAGGGGATAGCATCCAATTTAAGCTATATATGCAACCATACGGTTCGGCACTCGTATCATTAGCCCCGTATAAAGGAGAGGTACATGCGGAGCATAGCGATTTGGTTATCACCAGTATAGATGAAAATAAAGTGCAAGGTTACGGCAGGATTAAAAATGATGCGCACCTAGTGATGGTCAAAGACGGGCAAAAAAAGAGCATCACCGTGCCGGCATCCGATCCTCTAAATCCTATAGAATTTGGCCGCACATGGGAATTTGCTGCTGACGGTTATAACGCTTTGTTGATAGATCAATGGAAGGTCGCTGTGGATAAAGACAATGACGGCTTTAATAAAGGATATGGCAAAGGCACTTTTGATGACAACAACTGGATGGATTTTAAGATGGGTGCATGGGAGATGCAATTGCCGGTTGAATGGGATTCCAAAAATTATCCGGTAAATCTGTGGTATAGAACATATTTTGATGTAGAACAAGTGCCTGAAAATATAAACCTTCTTATAGATGGATTTAAGGGTGAAACGTATGATATATTCATAAACGGCCGACGGGTCGACGGCAAACCTGTTAGAAGTTGGCTGGATGCCGAGATAGGCGAGATCGATATAAAAGATTATCTTAAAGAAGGCAAAAATACTATAGCTGTAAGACTTCTGGTTTCAGGTAAAACCGATGGTATTTTGGATTTATTGAAAATAACCGGGGATTTTACTCTCAAGTCTATTGAAGGCGGTTATGCCATAGGGCAGACAGTATCCAGTATTAGTACCGGCGATTGGGCGGAGCAGGGGTATCCGTATTTCTCAGGCACCGGCCAATATGCACAGAATATATTTATAGATGAAAGCTATATAGGCAATGTGCTCAAATTGGAGATCGACTGCGGCACCGATTTGGCAGAGCTTTATGTAAACGATAAGAGGGTTGGCTTGCGTCCATGGCACCCCTATGAATTTGATATCACGCCTTATGTGCAAGCCGGGTGGAATAAAATCTCACTAAAGGTGACCAATACATTGATCAACGTATTGGAAGGGGTTAAAAAGCCATCGGGCATATTCGATGCTCGCATCGTACCATATAACAGCTACGAGGTTACACTGTGA